From the genome of Candidatus Babeliales bacterium, one region includes:
- the lspA gene encoding signal peptidase II — protein MRLIRNSRLFLLLISIDQLSKWLVLKYCIFGVTYKIFSIVSCKLVFNRGIAFGLFNCSEKHAFIGVSLAIIVVYQLFVGYFFIGNCRRSFESLKIGELLILAGGLSNIIDRLMHAGVVDFILLSYHGWAWPIFNIADACIVLGVFIMGWSLLK, from the coding sequence ATGAGATTAATACGTAATAGTCGACTTTTTTTATTATTAATTAGTATTGACCAATTGAGTAAATGGTTAGTTTTAAAATATTGTATTTTTGGGGTAACATATAAAATATTTTCAATAGTGTCTTGTAAACTAGTATTCAATCGCGGTATTGCATTTGGTTTATTTAATTGTTCTGAAAAACATGCATTTATAGGCGTGAGCTTAGCTATTATTGTTGTTTATCAGCTGTTTGTTGGATACTTTTTTATTGGCAATTGCAGACGATCTTTTGAAAGTCTTAAGATTGGCGAATTATTAATTTTAGCCGGAGGGCTTTCCAATATTATTGATCGCCTAATGCATGCAGGCGTAGTAGATTTTATTTTATTATCTTATCATGGATGGGCATGGCCAATTTTCAATATTGCAGATGCATGTATTGTACTGGGTGTTTTTATTATGGGATGGTCATTATTAAAATGA
- a CDS encoding queuosine precursor transporter: MNELIFVFQSTFLIGIALLALWLGKEALITFVALSGILANLFVVKQITLFNLQVTASDAFAIGAVTGLNLLNEYYGRLSTRKALYIAFGATVVFTIFSTIHLCYQPNWCDTSHLHFNAILGNTPRIVIASLFSYFTSQSIEYRLYSLLKTATNGRYLVLRNIITMTVSQGIDTILFSFLALYGIVGNIFDVILFGYAIKIITITSMSPFIWLSKYIPKEKIAS; encoded by the coding sequence ATGAATGAATTAATTTTCGTTTTTCAAAGTACATTTTTGATCGGCATAGCCCTTCTGGCTCTCTGGTTGGGCAAAGAAGCGCTCATAACCTTCGTTGCACTATCAGGCATTTTGGCCAATCTTTTTGTCGTTAAACAGATTACTCTATTTAATCTACAGGTAACGGCAAGTGATGCTTTTGCTATTGGTGCGGTAACCGGTCTGAATCTATTAAATGAATATTATGGACGCCTATCTACTCGCAAAGCACTTTATATTGCATTTGGCGCTACGGTAGTCTTTACTATTTTTAGTACTATCCATCTATGCTATCAGCCTAATTGGTGCGATACGAGCCATTTGCATTTTAATGCAATACTGGGCAATACGCCACGTATTGTAATAGCTTCATTATTTTCGTATTTTACTTCCCAAAGCATAGAATACCGGTTATATTCACTGCTTAAAACAGCAACAAATGGGCGGTATCTGGTTTTAAGAAATATAATAACCATGACAGTGTCACAAGGCATTGATACAATACTTTTCAGCTTTTTAGCTTTATACGGTATAGTGGGCAATATTTTTGACGTTATTCTGTTTGGTTATGCTATTAAAATTATAACGATAACCAGCATGAGCCCCTTTATTTGGCTCTCTAAATATATTCCAAAAGAAAAAATCGCCTCATGA
- the murB gene encoding UDP-N-acetylmuramate dehydrogenase, protein METSVVKSFHKNYPRVLIQENVPLANKNWFRTGGSARFFCEPTTDLAFQDAVKCATDNSLPLFLLGTGANILVSDSGFNGLVIRPQLKDISIDNQDNTYARVTAGAGVLLDDFIEFCLEHNLSGLEEFSGIPGTIGGAVFINLHYFQYLFDQFLVQAQVIEKNTGIMHTVDNNWFNFGYNQSTLNQGNHFLLNATFKVKKISTIEVAFAKGRKQEIIRHRTARYPSKNTCGSFFRNFKSEEVEDQKDKIIHVAYYLDKIGAKRSLFHGGAQVSPQHANMIINTENASSNDIIQVARTMQQQVKNIFNILPQPECRLIGFDKYPLIT, encoded by the coding sequence ATGGAAACGAGTGTAGTAAAAAGCTTTCACAAAAATTATCCACGAGTTTTAATTCAAGAAAATGTGCCTTTGGCTAATAAAAATTGGTTTCGCACTGGCGGCTCTGCACGTTTTTTTTGTGAACCAACTACTGATCTTGCTTTTCAAGATGCCGTAAAATGTGCTACCGATAATTCTTTGCCTTTATTTTTACTTGGCACTGGTGCAAATATTTTAGTCAGTGATTCAGGTTTTAATGGGTTGGTTATTCGCCCGCAATTAAAAGATATTTCAATTGACAATCAAGATAATACTTATGCTCGGGTCACCGCCGGAGCCGGCGTTCTGCTGGATGATTTTATTGAATTTTGTCTTGAGCATAATTTAAGCGGTCTGGAAGAATTTAGCGGTATTCCTGGAACTATTGGTGGCGCGGTTTTTATAAATCTTCATTATTTTCAATATTTATTTGATCAATTTTTAGTTCAAGCTCAGGTCATTGAAAAAAATACCGGTATTATGCATACCGTTGATAATAATTGGTTTAATTTTGGATACAATCAATCAACATTAAATCAAGGTAATCATTTTTTACTGAATGCAACCTTTAAAGTTAAAAAAATATCTACAATAGAAGTCGCTTTTGCTAAAGGACGCAAACAAGAAATCATTAGACATCGTACCGCACGGTACCCTTCTAAAAATACTTGTGGCAGTTTTTTTAGAAACTTTAAATCTGAAGAAGTTGAAGATCAAAAAGACAAGATAATTCATGTTGCTTACTATTTAGATAAAATTGGCGCAAAAAGATCCCTTTTCCATGGCGGTGCTCAAGTATCACCTCAACATGCCAACATGATTATTAATACCGAAAACGCTTCTTCAAATGATATTATTCAAGTAGCAAGAACTATGCAGCAACAAGTTAAAAATATATTTAACATTTTACCGCAACCAGAATGTCGCCTAATTGGGTTCGATAAATATCCATTGATTACCTGA
- a CDS encoding RNA methyltransferase, with protein sequence MKQITSRQNPEIIAVSKLKNAKGRSQQNRFIAEGLRTCSALVKAGLNPLQIYVTEPNIDHVRSLVSIDYITETTSEVLDKISQTKTPSGIIGVFPIKPQPQPSKLSEGIVLAQITDPGNMGTLIRTCAAMDKKSVVIIDGVDPWNAKVIQASAGAIAQIDIFQWTWQELLHYKKNLNLIGLIVHGGKSMHEINTKNALLVIGSEAQGIPTEWLSDCDQFATLAMPGGIESLNAAVAGSIAMYLAWANQ encoded by the coding sequence ATGAAACAAATAACTTCAAGGCAAAATCCTGAAATTATAGCCGTTAGTAAACTAAAAAATGCTAAAGGACGTTCTCAACAAAATAGATTTATTGCTGAAGGATTGCGAACCTGTAGTGCTTTAGTAAAAGCTGGATTAAATCCTCTACAGATTTATGTGACGGAACCAAATATTGATCATGTGAGATCTTTAGTATCAATAGATTATATAACTGAAACCACATCTGAAGTTCTTGATAAAATTAGTCAAACAAAAACGCCAAGTGGTATAATTGGCGTTTTTCCTATCAAACCACAACCACAGCCTTCAAAACTTTCTGAGGGCATAGTTCTTGCTCAGATCACTGATCCTGGAAATATGGGCACTCTCATTCGTACGTGCGCTGCTATGGATAAAAAATCAGTTGTTATCATTGATGGTGTCGATCCTTGGAATGCAAAAGTTATTCAAGCAAGTGCTGGTGCTATTGCACAAATTGATATTTTTCAATGGACATGGCAAGAATTATTACATTATAAAAAAAATTTGAATCTTATCGGCTTAATTGTACATGGCGGTAAATCTATGCATGAAATCAATACTAAAAACGCATTACTTGTTATTGGTAGTGAAGCACAAGGAATTCCCACTGAATGGCTTTCTGATTGTGATCAATTTGCCACTTTAGCAATGCCAGGCGGCATTGAAAGTTTGAATGCTGCAGTAGCTGGTTCCATAGCCATGTATTTAGCGTGGGCCAATCAATAA
- a CDS encoding rhodanese-related sulfurtransferase, with protein sequence MNKILLFYKYIDITYPGKIREWQRTLCESLNLKGRILIAHEGINGTIGGSPTDIEKYIIEMEKSELFHDVDFKESYAQGESFPKLKVKVRAEIVRLGVDPEKIHAKNGGKHLTPEEVHALIEKKPDNLVILDARNTFEAKVGKFNEAIVPDIEYFRDLPKFLDEHEELFKDKQVLMYCTGGIRCERASAYLKTKNVAKDVYQLEGGIHRYIEKYPDGFFRGKNYVFDGRVSVRVNDDVLSTCEQCNKSCDEYTNCVNAECNKHCILCVTCIKALENTCSTACLKKVQAQEVIMRTIPAKTSEALNTKKGS encoded by the coding sequence ATGAATAAAATTTTACTTTTTTATAAATACATCGATATCACTTACCCTGGAAAAATAAGAGAATGGCAACGCACACTCTGTGAATCTCTTAATTTAAAAGGAAGGATTCTTATTGCCCATGAGGGTATTAATGGCACCATCGGTGGATCTCCTACTGATATTGAAAAATACATCATAGAAATGGAAAAAAGCGAACTCTTTCATGATGTTGATTTTAAAGAAAGTTACGCTCAAGGAGAAAGCTTTCCTAAACTCAAGGTCAAAGTTCGGGCAGAAATTGTACGTTTAGGTGTAGATCCTGAAAAAATTCATGCCAAGAATGGTGGCAAACATTTAACACCAGAAGAAGTACACGCATTAATTGAAAAAAAACCGGATAATTTAGTAATTTTGGATGCGCGTAATACTTTTGAAGCAAAAGTTGGCAAATTCAACGAAGCAATTGTACCCGATATTGAATATTTCCGTGATCTACCAAAATTTCTTGATGAACATGAAGAACTTTTTAAAGATAAGCAAGTTTTAATGTATTGTACTGGCGGTATTCGCTGCGAACGCGCTTCTGCTTATCTGAAAACAAAAAATGTTGCTAAAGATGTGTATCAGCTAGAAGGTGGCATTCATCGGTATATTGAAAAATATCCTGATGGCTTTTTCCGTGGAAAAAATTATGTATTTGATGGACGCGTATCGGTACGCGTAAATGACGACGTGCTTAGCACCTGCGAACAATGCAATAAATCTTGCGATGAATATACTAATTGTGTGAATGCTGAATGCAACAAACATTGTATTTTATGTGTTACGTGCATCAAGGCTTTAGAAAATACTTGTAGCACTGCATGTTTGAAAAAAGTTCAAGCCCAAGAAGTTATTATGAGAACAATTCCTGCTAAAACATCTGAAGCATTAAACACCAAAAAAGGCTCATAA
- a CDS encoding phosphoribosyltransferase family protein yields MIAKALSNIFFQMITPPYCVYCKIFLTLDTIFCDNCIKKIAPIVSTMVAVTAKKKIIVNALSSYEEPLKSLILAKGWSQKVASIQMAELIWKYTNISSQPCDIWIPIPLHWTRFAWRGYNQAEVMAKIFSKKNKKPMLPILKRTKRTYLQSSLTVLERAHNISQAFELKIMQKNIKNKHIVLVDDLMTTGATLREAARILLPLKPASISAIVTCRVI; encoded by the coding sequence ATGATTGCAAAAGCTTTATCTAATATTTTTTTTCAAATGATTACACCACCCTATTGTGTTTACTGTAAAATATTTTTAACATTAGACACTATTTTCTGTGATAATTGCATTAAGAAAATAGCTCCAATTGTTTCAACGATGGTAGCAGTTACGGCCAAGAAAAAAATAATAGTGAATGCGCTTTCTTCGTATGAAGAACCATTAAAATCATTAATATTAGCAAAAGGATGGTCGCAAAAAGTAGCAAGTATTCAGATGGCTGAATTGATTTGGAAATATACGAATATAAGTTCACAGCCATGTGATATTTGGATTCCTATACCATTGCATTGGACACGGTTTGCATGGCGAGGATATAATCAAGCAGAAGTTATGGCTAAGATATTTTCTAAAAAAAATAAAAAACCAATGTTGCCAATATTAAAGCGGACAAAGAGAACTTATTTGCAATCATCATTAACGGTATTAGAACGCGCACACAATATTTCACAGGCTTTTGAGTTGAAGATAATGCAAAAAAATATAAAAAATAAACATATTGTTTTAGTAGATGATTTAATGACTACTGGAGCAACTTTAAGAGAAGCTGCACGTATTTTACTACCATTAAAACCAGCAAGTATATCGGCGATAGTGACCTGTCGAGTGATTTGA
- the sbcD gene encoding exonuclease subunit SbcD — translation MITFIHTADVHYGMENYGKIDPQTGIHSRLLDFDKAFNYCIDVAIERQVDLFLFAGDAYKTTNPSPTQQRLLLKSLLRLHKAGIPIVIAVGNHDNPLSFGKSNTLDMYGDLPLDGFHVIAKPTSFTLKTKNGPIQIVGIPWPTRNTVSLSDTHKFKSSFELTEYISGRVHSIINHFAQQLDPEIPAVLMGHLTVTSGIFSGSEKRAIYGNDPVFLPSQLAIQPFDYVALGHLHRYQNLNENGYPPLVYSGSIERIDFGERKEDKGFCLVSIHEKNNTTYEFIKTPQRPFIQIEVSIKSTTDESQTSQIIEKIKEFDLTDAIVKIMYHLPPELKDMVDLAAIQRACHNAQDIVAIIPIYQPKIRTARAAMKIDMDLITLLQTYFKTRPELENKQVSLIEKALQLKEKIDNDIKDK, via the coding sequence ATGATTACTTTTATTCATACTGCAGACGTTCATTATGGCATGGAAAATTATGGCAAAATCGATCCACAAACAGGGATTCATTCTCGTTTGTTAGATTTTGATAAAGCATTTAATTATTGTATTGATGTTGCAATAGAGCGCCAAGTAGATCTTTTTCTTTTTGCAGGTGATGCCTATAAAACAACCAATCCAAGCCCAACTCAACAAAGATTATTATTAAAGTCCTTATTGCGCCTACACAAAGCGGGCATACCAATTGTTATTGCAGTAGGTAATCATGATAACCCCCTAAGCTTTGGCAAATCAAATACTCTTGATATGTATGGTGATTTACCTTTAGATGGTTTTCATGTAATCGCAAAACCAACATCTTTCACTTTAAAAACTAAAAATGGGCCGATTCAGATTGTTGGTATTCCTTGGCCTACCCGTAATACGGTTTCGCTTTCTGATACACATAAGTTCAAATCATCTTTTGAACTTACTGAATATATCTCTGGACGAGTTCACAGTATAATTAATCATTTTGCACAACAATTAGATCCAGAAATACCGGCAGTTTTAATGGGTCATTTAACCGTTACTTCTGGTATTTTTTCTGGATCAGAAAAACGCGCCATTTATGGCAATGACCCGGTATTTTTACCATCTCAACTGGCGATACAACCATTTGATTATGTTGCTTTAGGTCATTTACATAGATACCAAAATTTAAATGAAAATGGTTACCCACCGCTTGTTTATTCTGGATCTATAGAACGCATTGATTTTGGTGAACGAAAAGAAGATAAGGGATTTTGTTTAGTTTCGATTCATGAAAAAAATAACACTACTTATGAATTTATTAAAACACCACAGCGACCATTTATTCAAATCGAAGTCTCAATAAAATCAACAACTGATGAATCGCAAACATCTCAAATTATTGAAAAAATTAAAGAATTTGATCTTACCGATGCAATTGTAAAAATTATGTACCATTTGCCACCAGAACTTAAAGATATGGTTGATTTAGCAGCAATACAACGTGCATGCCATAACGCACAGGACATTGTCGCTATCATTCCTATATATCAACCTAAAATACGGACTGCTCGTGCAGCAATGAAAATAGATATGGATCTTATCACATTACTCCAAACATATTTTAAAACTCGACCAGAATTAGAAAATAAACAGGTAAGCTTAATTGAAAAAGCCTTACAATTAAAAGAAAAAATCGATAACGATATTAAAGATAAATAA
- the tgt gene encoding tRNA guanosine(34) transglycosylase Tgt translates to MNTFKFEVIHQSKKSRARAGKIHTPHGIIDTPNFVAVGTNATLKALDSKTIEDIGLQLMFCNTYHLLLQPGTDVVKKAGGLHTFINRKSPIITDSGGFQVFSLAYGTVKDELKSKGKKKYDNSVIKIDEEGVLFRSYRDGSPVLLTPETSVQAQKDLGADIIIPFDELPPYHIDPNALKRSLDRTHRWEKRSLDEHLKNPNNQAMYAVIHGGIDKKLRIESAQYLTSLPFDGFAIGGSVGKNKQEMIEMLTHLMPTLPIDKPNHLLGIGDLPSLEAGISLGVDTFDSSHPTRCARHGLLFTNNGNLKILNSANKTSFEPIDKHCTCMTCRTYTRAYLHHLFKAKEMTAYQLASIHNLHFMVQLMQNYRKQILNDEI, encoded by the coding sequence ATGAATACCTTTAAATTTGAAGTAATTCATCAATCAAAAAAATCTCGTGCACGGGCAGGAAAAATTCATACACCACATGGCATCATTGATACGCCTAATTTTGTCGCCGTTGGCACTAATGCTACGCTGAAGGCTCTCGATTCAAAAACTATCGAAGATATTGGCTTGCAATTAATGTTTTGCAATACCTATCATCTTCTACTTCAACCTGGTACGGATGTGGTAAAAAAAGCAGGTGGTTTGCATACTTTTATTAACCGAAAAAGTCCTATTATAACCGATTCTGGTGGCTTTCAAGTATTCAGTCTTGCTTACGGCACCGTTAAAGATGAGCTTAAAAGTAAAGGTAAGAAAAAATATGATAATTCTGTAATAAAAATTGATGAAGAGGGAGTGCTCTTTCGTTCTTATCGCGATGGCTCTCCAGTTTTACTTACACCCGAAACTTCAGTACAAGCACAAAAAGATTTGGGTGCCGATATTATTATTCCTTTTGATGAATTGCCACCCTATCATATTGATCCTAACGCATTAAAACGTTCACTCGATCGCACACATCGATGGGAAAAAAGATCGCTCGATGAACATTTAAAAAATCCAAATAATCAGGCGATGTATGCAGTTATTCATGGTGGTATTGATAAAAAATTACGCATAGAAAGTGCTCAATACCTAACCAGTCTTCCATTTGATGGATTCGCCATTGGAGGAAGCGTCGGAAAAAATAAACAAGAAATGATCGAAATGCTTACTCATCTCATGCCAACTTTACCAATTGATAAGCCTAATCATTTACTCGGCATTGGCGATTTACCATCTTTAGAGGCAGGAATTTCTCTTGGGGTGGATACCTTCGACAGCTCTCATCCAACTCGTTGTGCACGCCACGGACTCTTATTTACTAATAATGGCAATCTAAAGATTCTTAATAGTGCAAATAAAACTTCTTTTGAACCTATTGATAAGCATTGTACTTGTATGACCTGCAGAACATATACCCGTGCTTATTTGCATCATTTATTCAAAGCTAAAGAAATGACGGCATATCAGTTGGCATCTATTCATAATCTTCACTTTATGGTACAACTTATGCAAAACTATCGAAAACAAATATTAAATGATGAAATTTAA
- the pheT gene encoding phenylalanine--tRNA ligase subunit beta, producing the protein MKLSLSWIFDHIIGSWKEHDIPSLIDTFNKTTAEIEQFKHIHLDLSNYFLARVVQFDDKQAVVFCPELATELKLPFRDDLQENNTYVIKKDLKTIRWATLTDWYSQKEGFISAVSCSEDNLTGSWKDAFEPEDYIIEIDNKSITNRPDLWGHRGIAREIAAILNLPFISAEMLLASLPVREYESFASATSSIPFSIELTNTEKCKRFAGLYMPLVGFQPSWIWMAYRLACVDSRPINAIVDTTNYVMFDWSQPIHAFDANTITTKKIEPRLAKYHEKLTLLDNETIELTDQDLVITDSQKPIALAGVMGGKDTAVSTNTQALFVESASFDATTIRKTAMRVKKRTEASARFEKSLDPMQNTQALLRFLKLLENEKIPLVVADHVISVGKEFKAPTIDIEHNFIESCIGTKIEADFIIKTLIALDFQVTQFKKDDTDVYSIVVPTFRATKDISIKTDIVEEIARFFGFSNIPLELPYMQIKSTVLSWVLKRRMIKQLAAFSLQAHEVNNYALFDDEFLNELSWKPQNTVTIANPLSELSTQLVTSLMPHLLKNIKQNQKEYDTLRFFEWNRCWEKINDAVIEKKQLAGIFFDQKKEIDFYEEKYTLSTLFDALELAIEWKKPDQVPAPWYHPHQTARLICLGNNIGYAGKIDRSFLAPLAEGDAFVFELDGQALLSLMPEAKQFEPIVKYPASFFDVSILIPLSVTIAQITENIKHADSRIKQVDLIDFFQKEEWKDKKSVTMRCLAQDPEKTLTKDDIDYIYNHVILTLKKIDAEIR; encoded by the coding sequence ATGAAATTATCATTATCATGGATATTTGATCATATTATTGGATCATGGAAAGAGCACGATATTCCATCATTAATTGATACATTTAATAAGACTACAGCAGAAATAGAACAATTTAAGCACATACACCTTGATTTAAGTAATTATTTTCTAGCACGAGTAGTACAATTTGATGATAAACAAGCAGTAGTATTTTGTCCTGAATTAGCTACGGAATTAAAATTACCCTTTCGAGATGACTTGCAGGAAAATAATACATATGTAATTAAAAAGGACCTTAAAACAATTCGCTGGGCAACATTGACCGATTGGTATTCTCAAAAAGAAGGATTTATTTCAGCGGTAAGTTGTAGTGAAGATAATTTGACTGGATCATGGAAAGATGCATTTGAACCAGAAGATTACATAATTGAAATTGATAATAAATCGATAACTAATAGACCGGATTTATGGGGACATCGCGGCATTGCACGAGAAATAGCAGCAATTTTAAATCTTCCTTTTATTTCAGCAGAAATGTTGTTAGCATCTTTGCCTGTTAGAGAATATGAATCATTTGCCTCTGCAACATCTTCTATACCTTTTTCGATAGAATTAACTAATACGGAAAAATGTAAAAGATTTGCAGGTTTATATATGCCGCTTGTGGGGTTTCAGCCTTCTTGGATATGGATGGCATATCGATTAGCATGTGTTGATAGCCGTCCAATCAACGCGATTGTTGATACTACCAATTATGTGATGTTTGATTGGAGCCAACCAATTCATGCATTTGATGCAAATACCATTACAACAAAAAAAATTGAACCAAGATTAGCAAAATATCATGAAAAGCTTACATTGCTTGATAACGAAACTATAGAATTAACTGATCAAGATTTAGTGATAACTGATAGTCAAAAACCGATTGCATTAGCGGGAGTAATGGGTGGAAAAGATACTGCCGTATCTACTAATACTCAGGCGTTATTTGTAGAATCAGCTTCATTTGATGCAACTACTATTAGAAAAACAGCAATGCGTGTAAAAAAACGGACTGAAGCGTCAGCACGTTTTGAAAAGAGCCTTGATCCAATGCAAAATACGCAAGCGTTATTGCGTTTTTTAAAATTGTTAGAAAATGAAAAAATACCGCTCGTAGTAGCTGATCATGTAATTTCTGTGGGCAAAGAATTTAAGGCACCAACCATTGATATTGAGCATAATTTTATCGAAAGTTGTATAGGCACAAAAATAGAAGCTGATTTTATCATTAAAACATTAATTGCTCTTGATTTTCAAGTTACGCAATTTAAAAAAGATGATACGGATGTTTATTCCATTGTTGTGCCAACTTTCCGTGCCACTAAAGATATATCAATAAAAACTGATATTGTTGAAGAAATAGCTCGCTTTTTTGGTTTTTCTAATATTCCACTCGAGTTACCATATATGCAGATAAAATCTACGGTTCTTAGTTGGGTATTAAAACGACGGATGATCAAACAGTTGGCAGCATTTTCATTACAAGCGCATGAAGTAAATAATTATGCTTTATTTGATGACGAGTTTTTAAACGAATTATCGTGGAAGCCACAAAACACCGTAACTATTGCAAATCCGCTTTCTGAGTTATCTACACAATTAGTAACTTCTTTAATGCCGCATTTGCTAAAAAATATAAAGCAAAATCAAAAAGAATATGATACATTGCGGTTTTTTGAGTGGAATCGTTGCTGGGAAAAAATAAATGATGCAGTAATTGAAAAGAAGCAATTGGCAGGTATTTTTTTTGACCAAAAAAAAGAAATTGATTTTTATGAAGAAAAATATACGCTTTCAACATTATTTGATGCTTTAGAGCTTGCAATTGAATGGAAAAAACCAGATCAAGTACCAGCACCATGGTATCACCCTCATCAAACAGCACGGTTGATATGTCTCGGGAATAATATTGGTTATGCTGGTAAAATTGATCGTTCATTTTTAGCGCCATTGGCGGAAGGCGATGCGTTTGTTTTTGAGCTTGATGGACAAGCATTATTATCGTTAATGCCAGAAGCTAAACAATTTGAGCCTATAGTGAAATACCCGGCGTCATTTTTTGATGTTAGTATTCTTATTCCTCTTTCAGTTACTATTGCACAAATTACAGAGAACATAAAACATGCAGATAGCCGCATTAAACAAGTAGATTTAATTGATTTTTTCCAAAAAGAGGAATGGAAAGATAAAAAATCAGTAACGATGCGGTGTTTAGCGCAAGATCCAGAAAAAACATTAACAAAAGACGATATTGATTATATTTATAATCATGTGATTTTAACCCTTAAAAAAATAGATGCAGAGATTCGATGA
- a CDS encoding phosphatidylglycerophosphatase A, with protein MKNRSMRSLSTLGYVGYLPASGTMASIIAWPCAIFFRLIFPFKWYCIICIFLFVGSCIIVDKALPFFIRKDPSEIVLDEYVGSFVALIAVPYTFWAILLSFLFFRFFDIVKCFGIKACESLDGALGIMVDDVVAGLFASILIYSGVFFELL; from the coding sequence ATGAAAAACCGTTCAATGCGCTCATTAAGCACACTCGGTTATGTAGGCTATTTGCCCGCTTCAGGAACAATGGCAAGTATTATAGCCTGGCCGTGTGCTATATTTTTTCGTTTAATATTTCCATTTAAATGGTATTGCATAATATGTATTTTTCTTTTTGTGGGTTCATGTATTATTGTTGATAAAGCTTTGCCTTTTTTTATTCGTAAAGATCCTTCAGAGATTGTACTTGATGAATATGTAGGGTCATTTGTTGCATTAATTGCAGTTCCTTATACTTTTTGGGCGATATTATTAAGTTTTTTATTTTTTAGATTTTTTGACATTGTAAAATGCTTTGGTATTAAGGCATGTGAATCTCTTGATGGCGCATTAGGTATTATGGTTGATGATGTAGTGGCAGGGTTATTTGCAAGCATTCTGATTTATAGCGGTGTTTTTTTTGAGTTATTATAA